The sequence below is a genomic window from Paenibacillus silvisoli.
CGCGCTAAATTGCCGGAAATCGCGAAGGATTTTATGGGCATAAGCGTATGGTCGACTTTTACGCCGATTGGCGTAGCTTATGCCGGCATGGAGGCTTTCGCGGAGCGGCCCTATCCTTATCCGGAAACGGGTTATCCTACGGGCGTGGCCCGGGATGGCATCAACTATGTGCTTACCATTCTTTATAACGATGACCGTACGCCTGTCGGCTACTATGAGAACAAGATTGACTTTCCGGGAAGCAACGGTAATCCCTCGGCCCAGATTCCCGGTGTTTCGGCAGAAACCCCCTATCTCGATGTAAAAGGCAGCTACTGGGCAGCCGATGCGATTAAAGCGATATCCGACAGGAAGGTAATGACGGGCTATCCGGACGGGATTCAGGCCGGAGAACATCGTCTCAAGGGCGGAGCTCGCCAAGATCGTCGTGCTCGCGGCCGGACTTCAGCCGGACAAAACGGCGAAGGCGTCCTTCGCCGATATTAAACAGAACGAGTGGCACACGCCCTATATTGAAGCGGCCAAAACATATCTCAGCGGATTTACGCGAAACGACGGCCAATTCGTGTTCAAACCGTCATCTCCGGCGCTCCGCGAGGATATTGCGGTAGCGGTCGTGAAATTAGCGGGGCTGAATAAGGCAACGGCATCCGATCATGGCAGCGTCAAGAAGCTGTTCAAAGACGCAGCCGGCATATCGGAATATGCCAAGGATTATGTGGTGCTGGCGGTGGAAAACGGGCTGATCTCGGGCTTCCCAGACGATACGTTCCGGGCGCAGCAGCCTATATCGCGAGCGCAAGCCGCAGCCATTCTGTACCGGTTGTACCGTGATGATAACGAGAGCCCAAACACTGCAGCAAGCGAGGACGTGATTCGATGAACCGCAGACCCTATTATCGTTTTTTGCTATTCTTTCTAGCCTTATTTCTTCTTTCTACGAGCTTGGAAATCCAAGCGTCGGGGGCAAGCAAGATCGTAGAAGTACCCGGTCCCGGTGACGGCATCTTCCATTTGACCGGGGTGTTAGGCTTTAAAACCTTTGTTGATCGGAAGAAGCTGCCCGCCTTTGCGCGAAATTTCACGGGCATAAGCGTCTATTCGAACGATAAGCCTTTACGCGCGAAGGAGAAAGGGGTTTCCAAGTTTGCCGTCATTCCCGACGCCTATTCCAATAGAGGCTATGCCAGCGCCGGTTTTGTGAAAGGCGGAACCTACTACGTCATCACGATCCTCTATGACGCGAACAACAAGCCGCTCGTTTTTCAAGAAACGGCGGTCAAGCTGGCGGGCAATGGCAAAGAACTGCCCGTTTCGCCGAAGAAGCCTCCGAAACCGCTGGAGGTGACGACCGGCATCAAACATGTTCTCGGTATTATGGGCTTCAAAACGATTGTGGATCGCACGAAATTGCCGGCGTTCGCCAAGTCGTTCTCGCGGATCGGCGTAGCTTCCTTGAAGGCGCCTTTTGGCGTAAGTCTTGCCGGGGGGATTCGCGAATTCGCGGGTTACTCGGAGCCCTATCAAGAAAGCGGCTACAGCAGCGGATTGCCTTACTCCGGATATAATTATGCGCTAACCATCCTATACGACGAGGAAAATAAGCCGATTGCCTATCAGGAAGCCCTTCTTTATATTCCTAGAAATCTAAGGAGTTATCGGAACAGCCGCGTCCGCCGAAGCCGAAGGAAGAACTGACGGCGGGCGTAACGCATCTCGTAGGCGTGAAGTCGTTTACCACGTTCGTGGATCGGACCAAGCTGCCCGATTTCGCAAAGGATTTTAAGTACATCAGCGTAGGAACGTCGAGCTCCCCGTTTGCCGTGGCCTACATTGGCATCAAGCATTTTAGCGACGGGCTCAAGTTCGAGTACCAGAAGACGGGCTATCGCAACATCGTCGAGCGCAAAGGGCATTTTAATGTGCTAACCCTGCTGTATGACGCCGACAGAAAACCGATTGCGTATTATGAAACGTTACTCATCATTCCGGATAAGTGACGAAATAACGAAGAAAAAGCCCGACCGCGCGAGGTCGGGCTTCGTTCTATTTCGCATTCTCGTCCGGCTGATGAATGCCGAAAATATTGCCTTCCGTGTCGATGTAATAGCCTTGCCACGCCATGCCGGGCAGGGCGTACTTCGGCAGGGCCGTCGTGCCGCCGAGCTTCAGAATCTTGGCTTCCGTCGCGTCATAGTCGCCGATCCCCATTGTACAAGAATAGCCGTTCATGGCCTGACCCGGTTCCGGCCGTGCGCCTCTGCGCTGCACCAGCGCCCCGTTGATGCCCATTTCCTTCGCGTCGCCGGTCGTCGCGCCATAATAAGGCATCCCCGCGTACTCGCTCCAATCCTCGAACGTCCACCCAAACACTTCTCCGTAAAACGTCTTCGCGCGCTCCATGTCATCGACATGAATTTCGAAATGAACTAATCTTCCCATGACAATCGCTCCTGTCCCTTTGAACTCTTATATATCATTCTTTATTAGGGTTTCCGTTCCTACCGGAAGTATAAGAAAGGATTGTAAATTATTTTTCAGGGACGCTATTCGACAGATAGACCAAAAAATGGAGTATTTTACGTTTGCGGAGCAAACATGCACTTTCTGTGTAGGAATCCCGCGGATCAAGGGAAAAGGCGTCGTCTGAGCGCAGGAAAATGCGCTAATAAATGGAAAAACCACACTTTGGTCGAAATTTCAAGCGGGCATAGTCTAAAGTTTTCTTAAAAAAATATGTTACAGATAGTAGCAATTATCCAATTACTGTGATACAATCGGTATTGTAAAGCGAAAGGCGGAGAACTACGTCGGGTTATGGCTCTTTATGGCTGGCCGCATCGAACGCTGTCAGAAGAAAGGTGAGCTGGTGATCATGCATGCTTAAGAATGAGAACGGGATCGCTTTACCGGTGGTGCTCCTGACCGTAACCGTCTTGATCATCGTGGGCATGTCGCTGTTAAGCGTCAGTGCCAACGGGCTGAGGAGGGAAGGGGTTCAGGAGAAGAAGGTGCAAGCCTACTATCTCGCAAAATCGGGAGCCAATGCGATGGCGGGGCATATCAAGAAGCATTACAATTACGCCTCGTTTAGTCCGACGGGAACCGTAAGCTTGGATGACCTGAACACGCAGCTTAACAAGGATGTCGCCCTCGGGGCCGGGAGCTTTAAGGTTCAAGTCAGCAAAGTGAACAACTCTATGCAGACGCTCAAGCTCGTCTCTACGGGCAACGTTAACGGGGTGAAAGACACGGCGACCGTGCTCCTGACCACGTCCAGCTTCAAATTCGGCCAGGACACGATTTTCGCGGAAGGAACCATTGAAGGCAACGGCAGTACGAGCGTAACGGGGAGCGTAGCGACGAACCTGCCTCAGTCGGATAACCCCATTACAGTCAGCGTGACCGGAACCAAGGAATACAGCGCGAATCGGGACTACCCGGCCGCCATTTACCCAACCATTGCAAGCTGCAATAACAATATGAAGACGGAAACGATTACGGCGGATAAATGCTATAAAGATACGGAATTGAAAAATCAAGAGTCCCATACCCTCACGGTCAAAATCAGCGGCAATCAGGATATCAACGTAGACCTCACCGCATTGAAAGCGTTCAAAGGACAAAGCGCCTTAACGATTAACGTTGTGAAGGATGCAGGGAAAACGGGGAAAGCGCTCATTTATTTCGATTCGCTGGATATGAACGGCGGTACGGATCTTTCGATTACCGGCGATGCCAACTCGGCGGTTGTATTCTTCCAAGGAGGGCTAACCGCAGGCGGGCATACCAAATTCTCCAAAGTCTCCGTGTATGCTCCGGATTCCGAAATCTCGTTCGCGGGAGGCGTTACCTTCAACGGCGTCATCATCGCCAAAACGGTATCCTTGAAAGGCCACTCTTCAGCGGATTCGCTTAACTACTTCGAATTTACCGAATCGATCACCCAAATCCCCGCCTACCAGATCGGCAGCTGGGGAAGCCAATAACGGAGGCCAAAGCATGAATGCCGTCGACAAGGAGCAAGGGTTTACTTTAATGGAAGTGCTTGTAGCGGTTGTCATTCTGGCCGTACTCGTTATGGCGTTCATAGGCTACTTTCTCCGGGGATCGGATACGATCGCGCAAACCGGGACGCGAGGCCAGAAGCTTTATACCGCACAGCAAAATTTAGAGGGCCGAACGAACCTGGGCACGCTGCAAGCAGGGGAAATCGTGTACGCCGCTTCCGGATCGCTGCCGAAAATCAGCATCACGGGCAATTTGGCGACAAGCGTCATCCAAGGCAGCCGGGTTTTGACCGAATTCATTCCCGACTAAGCTCGCAGCACCCATACGAAGGAAGAGGAGGTACGTATGTTCCGCATCCGCACCCGCATCTATCTGAACCAGCGAGGGTTGACGTTAATCGAGCTGCTCGCCGCAGTGATGATCCTCGTCTTGATTTTATCGCTTGCCTATCCGCTCCTTACGTTCGGCGTAAAGACGTACGGTCAAAGTCAAACGCGAAGCAGTCTGCAGGATCAAGTCCAGCTTGCCTCGCTTGCCGTCACGAAGCTGCTGCGGTATGCGTCGGAAGCCAGCATCGAAACCGCGGCGACCTGCCCCACGACGCTTCAAACCGGCTACAACTACATCTGTGTCGACAGCACGGACAACTCCATCAAGCACATCGTTTACAACGTCTCCACGAATAGCTTCACATCAGGTCCAATCGTGAAAGATATGAGCGGGAAAAGATCGTTCACCATCTTATTTTCAAAGAACGCGACCAATGCCAAGCTATTAAACTTCGATCTTACGGGACAAACCTCCACTCAAAGCTATCACATTCAAACCGAGCTTCTCATTATGAACGCGTCAGCGGATATCCAGGGCACCAGTGGCTTTAAAGTCATGAAATATAAATAACCGACGATCGTGAAGAAGGCGGGGATCCAGTCGATGAAACTAAAGAAAGCGCTGTCAGCGGTTGCGGTATGCACCTGTTTATCGCTCAGCTTCTCCTCACTTGGCATGGCGGATAAGGTCGGAAACGGCGGAGCTGATTACAATACGGCTTCTCCCGCAGTGAAGAAGCAGATGGAAGAAAACTCGAAACGGCTTCAGGCCGTCGATGCTTTCCAGCTCAGCGAGTTCAAGCGAACGCAGGACGTCATCAGCGGATTGCTTGCCCAAGGCGCGGACATTAGCGCGCAGGAAGATTATCTTCGCGACCTTCTGGAGTTGTCCGCTTCCTTCCAAGGAAAGCTGATTGCTCAAACGGCGATCGCCTTCGTCGATCATAGCCTCGTTTTGGCCAACTGGACGGAGCGCCTAAATGGCATCGAGCTGGCGCCCGGACAAGCTCTCTCGCTGCTCCGTGCGATGAAGGAGAGCAAGCTTGAACCGGTAAAGGGCGAAAGCTTGGATGCGCTGGCTACCGGCATCTACACGGTGGCGCTGGATGGCGGCCTGGAAATCATGGAACGGTCGACAGGCAGAACGCTTCCTGCCTACGCCGCGCTCGGTTACGAGGCAAAGGTCGTGCCGGGGGAAACGGATCTCGTTCTTCGCAATGCGGCAAAGGAACCGGTCAAGCTGTATATGGAGTATTATGACGGCGTTCTCTATATGTATGCGGCAAGCCATGACTTGTCTGATACATATCGTATCATTAAAAAAGATCAAGAGACGATTTCACCAAGAACGATCGTACAAGCCGATCCTGCGCGGACCGTGCAGGGCAGCCCGGGAGCTTTCGTCCGCATTTACCGGGAAACGTTAAACGCGGAACGTGAAGTCGTGAAGACCGAATGGATTTCGGAGGATTACTACGCGCCGGTTCACCGGATAACGGCAGGAGGGCCGGAGGTTGTTTCCGACGTAACGAATTGATGACGAAGAGGGTGTGCCTTCTTGAAACAACAGAGCAGAAGACTCGGAGAGCTGCTGGTAGAAGCGGGCTTGGTTACGGAGGAGCAAGTCGAACGGGCGCTAAAAGCGAAGAAGGATACGCAGCGAATCGGCGAGCTGCTGCTTCAAGAGGGCTACGTTACGGAGCGACAGCTCATGAACACGCTCGAACGGCAGCTCGGCATTCCCTACGTCGGCTTATACCAATATGCGGTCGACAAGAAGATCATCAGCCTAGTGCCCAAGCAGCTAGCCAAGCGCCACCTGCTCCTTCCGCTGAAGATCGATAAGGATCGGCTTCATGTCGCCATGGTCGACCCGCTGGATTTTTTCGCGGTGGACGACTTGCGCATGGCAACAGGCTATCAGATCGAGCGGGTTCTCGCGACCAAAGAGGACGTCCTTCGAGGCTTGAACAAGTATTACGGCTACGAAGATACGATGGAGCATCTGATGGAGGATGTGCAGCCGAGTCAAGAGGGGCGGGACGAGCAAGCCTCCGAGGACGACTCGCCTGTCGTGAAGCTTGTGAACCAAATTTTAACGAACGCCGTCGCTCACAAAGCGAGCGACATTCATATCGATCCGCAGGAATCGAAGATAGTCATCCGCTATCGCATCGATGGGGTGCTTGTTACCGATAAGACGCTGCCTAAGCCGATGCAGAGCATGGTCATCGCCCGCATCAAAATCATGTCCAACTTGAACATTACCGAGCACCGCATTCCGCAGGACGGGCGCATCAAGCTCCACCTGGACCGCTATGCGATCGATATTCGCGTATCGACGCTGCCTGCCAGCCATGGCGAGAAGATCGTCATGCGAATTCTGGATGCCACGAGCACGGTCAAGGATTTGGACAAGATGGAGTTCCATCCGGACAACTACAGACGTTTTCTCAAAATGATCGAGCGGCCGACGGGTATTGTCCTCATTACGGGACCGACGGGCTCCGGCAAATCTTCGACGCTCTACGCGGCGCTGAATCGGCTCAACACCGAGAATGTGAATATCGTTACCGTCGAGGACCCCATTGAGTACCAGATGGAAGGCATCACTCAGGTTCAGGTGAACCCGAATGTAGGCTTAACCTTCGCGGCGGGCCTGCGGGCGATGCTGCGCCAGGATCCGAACATTATGATGGTCGGGGAAATCAGGGATACCGAAACGGCGGAAATCGCCATGCGCGCGGCATTAACCGGTCACCTCGTGCTCAGCACCATCCACACCAACGACTCCGTCAGCACGATTACCCGTCTTATCGATATGGGAATCGAGCCGTTTCTCGTAGCCGCGTCTCTAGCCGGCATTGCTTCTCAGAGGCTTGTCCGCCGGGTTTGCCGCGATTGCGGTCAGCCTCATCCGCCGACTGCCCGGGAAACGGAGCTATTCGCAAGCCGAGGCTGGAAGACGGAACGCATCGTTCGCGGAAGAGGCTGCGGCAACTGCAACATGACGGGATACAAAGGGCGGCTCGCGATTCACGAAGTGCTGGTCATTGACGATGCGGTCCGCAAGCTCATTATGGATAACAGCCCGCTGTCGGCCATTCAGGAGTATGCCAGAGGGAACGGTACGATTTTTCTAATGGACGATGGGCTATTGAAGGTCGCTCAAGGTCTGACCACTACGGAAGAAGTGTTTCAAGTCGCAATCGGTGACTAGGAGATGAACGAATGAAAGCAACCATTGATGAGCTGCTGCTGACGGCTTTCCATAAGAAAGCGTCCGATATTCACTTGACCGCGGGCACTCCGCCAATCTTCCGAATCAATGGGGATTTGCGGGACCACGGAGATCAGCCGCTTTCCGATCGGGAAACCGAAGAGATGGCGCGGGCGATGATCCCGGAGGCGCAATGGGAATCGTTTCTGGAAAGAGGCGAGATCGATTTTGCTTATTCGATCCCGCAAGTCAGCCGATTTCGCGTAAATGCCTTCTCCCAACGCGGGGAGATGAGCGTGGCCATCCGGATCATTCCGACCGCCATCCCCTCCTTGGAGCAGCTTCAGCTGCCGGACGTCTTGCATAAGGTGTGCTCCAAAACGCAGGGCTTGTTTCTCGTAACCGGCCCTACGGGGAGCGGCAAATCTACGACGCTCGCATCCATGCTCGATTACATGAATAAGACGATGCGCAAGCATATTGTCACGCTCGAGGATCCGATCGAGTATTTGCACAAGCATGACCGGAGCATCATCGTGCAGCGCGAGGTCGGCGCCGATACGCGAAGCTTCGCGAACGGACTGCGGGCGGCGCTCCGTCAGGACCCGGATGTCATTCTCGTCGGCGAACTGCGCGACCTCGATACGATATCGACCGCCATTTCGGCGGCGGAGACGGGCCATCTGGTGCTGGGCACCCTCCATACGACAGATGCGCCGTCCACGATCGACCGGATCATTGACGTCTTTCCGCCGGGCCAGCAGCAGCAGATCCGCATTCAGCTGGCGTCCGTCCTGATCGGCGTGCTGTCGCAGCGGCTGCTGCCGACCATGGATTACGCCGGCAGACGCGCGGCGACGGAGGTGCTCGTGAACACCGCCGGCGTGGCCAATCTGATTCGCAGCGAGAAGGTGCATCAAATTCCGAACGTGATGCAGACAGGCCGGACGTTGGGGATGCACACGCTGGAGATGTCGCTTCATGAGCTGATGCAGCACTATATCATCTCCAGGGAAGTCGCTCAACCGTATTTGCGGGAGGTGACGGTATAGATGGCGCAGTTTCAATATGTGGGCCGGCACCGTACCGGCCGAATGACCAAAGGCAAATTAAGCAGCGAATCCCGCAGGGAAGCCGTTCTGAGGCTGAGGGAGAAGGGCATTGCCGTGACGCACCTTCAGGAAGCGCAGACGAATCTGTTCAGCCAGGACCTCGATCTGACGCTGGGCAATCCGGTGAAGCCGGCGCATTTCGTCATCTACTTGCGGCAGTTTGCCACGTTGATTAAAGCCGGCGTGAGCATCGTCGACTCCACCCGAATTCTCGCCGAACAGACCGAGAGCAAGGCGCTCCGAAAGGCGCTGCTGCAGGTCGAGGAGGATCTCCGGGGAGGGACGGCCTTCTCCGATGCGGCGGACAAGCACCCGAAGGTGTTTCCGGTATTATTCGTCAACATGATCCGGGCGAGCGAGTACAGCGGTACCTTGGACGGGTCCTTGAATAATCTTGCGTCAACCTTTGAGAAGCAGCACGTCACCCGGCAAAAAATCAAGTCCGCCCTAGCCTATCCCTTCGTCCTGCTGCTGGCCTGCGCAGGTACGGCCGTCTACTTGCTGACCAACGTCGTTCCGACCTTCGCGTCGATGTTCGAAGAGTTCGGCGCCGAGCTGCCGACCATTACGAAGCTGGTGCTGGGGGCAAGCGAGTGGATGCAAAGCTACTGGTGGCTTCTCCTGATTCTAGTTGCAGGGTGCGCGGGGGCGGTCGTGTTTGCCAATCGACATCCTGTCGCCTCTTATTACATGGATTACGCGCTGCTCAAAATGCCCGTATTCGGAGCGCTTCTGCGGAAGGCAACCATTGCTAGAATGGCCAGAACGTTAAGTTCTCTCTTTTCTAGCTCTGTCCCCATACTGCAAGCCATTACGATCGTGGAGAAGGTTGTCTTGAACAAAGTGATGGCAAACGTCCTGGAGACGTCCAAACAATCGCTAGAGAGAGGGGGGATGCTGAGTGAGCCGTTCAACAAGCATTGGATCTTTCCGCCGCTTGTCGCGCAGATGGTTCGGATTGGCGAACAAACGGGCTCATTGGATACCATGCTTTCCAAAGTCGCCGACTTCTATGAAGCCGAGGTCGACATGGCTGCCGATCGATTAAAGACGCTTATCGAGCCATTCATGGTTGTTGTGATGGCAGCGGTTGTAGGTGTGATCGTAATGTCCATCGTTGTTCCAATGTTTGATATCTACGAGCATGTTCGCAGCTAGACGTCCACGGAGTACATAAATAAACCCCATTTAAAGGAGACATTGTCCATGCTAAAACGTTACTTGAAAAATCAAAAAGGTTTGACGCTGATTGAACTCTTGGCGGTAGTGGTGATCCTTGGGATTATCGC
It includes:
- a CDS encoding S-layer homology domain-containing protein, with the protein product MLAAGLQPDKTAKASFADIKQNEWHTPYIEAAKTYLSGFTRNDGQFVFKPSSPALREDIAVAVVKLAGLNKATASDHGSVKKLFKDAAGISEYAKDYVVLAVENGLISGFPDDTFRAQQPISRAQAAAILYRLYRDDNESPNTAASEDVIR
- a CDS encoding S-layer homology domain-containing protein, giving the protein MVVLMFVVQLGSVAAVHGASEELKLTRGIKQIISGDGILTILDRAKLPEIAKDFMGISVWSTFTPIGVAYAGMEAFAERPYPYPETGYPTGVARDGINYVLTILYNDDRTPVGYYENKIDFPGSNGNPSAQIPGVSAETPYLDVKGSYWAADAIKAISDRKVMTGYPDGIQAGEHRLKGGARQDRRARGRTSAGQNGEGVLRRY
- a CDS encoding GspE/PulE family protein gives rise to the protein MKQQSRRLGELLVEAGLVTEEQVERALKAKKDTQRIGELLLQEGYVTERQLMNTLERQLGIPYVGLYQYAVDKKIISLVPKQLAKRHLLLPLKIDKDRLHVAMVDPLDFFAVDDLRMATGYQIERVLATKEDVLRGLNKYYGYEDTMEHLMEDVQPSQEGRDEQASEDDSPVVKLVNQILTNAVAHKASDIHIDPQESKIVIRYRIDGVLVTDKTLPKPMQSMVIARIKIMSNLNITEHRIPQDGRIKLHLDRYAIDIRVSTLPASHGEKIVMRILDATSTVKDLDKMEFHPDNYRRFLKMIERPTGIVLITGPTGSGKSSTLYAALNRLNTENVNIVTVEDPIEYQMEGITQVQVNPNVGLTFAAGLRAMLRQDPNIMMVGEIRDTETAEIAMRAALTGHLVLSTIHTNDSVSTITRLIDMGIEPFLVAASLAGIASQRLVRRVCRDCGQPHPPTARETELFASRGWKTERIVRGRGCGNCNMTGYKGRLAIHEVLVIDDAVRKLIMDNSPLSAIQEYARGNGTIFLMDDGLLKVAQGLTTTEEVFQVAIGD
- a CDS encoding VanW family protein; the encoded protein is MKLKKALSAVAVCTCLSLSFSSLGMADKVGNGGADYNTASPAVKKQMEENSKRLQAVDAFQLSEFKRTQDVISGLLAQGADISAQEDYLRDLLELSASFQGKLIAQTAIAFVDHSLVLANWTERLNGIELAPGQALSLLRAMKESKLEPVKGESLDALATGIYTVALDGGLEIMERSTGRTLPAYAALGYEAKVVPGETDLVLRNAAKEPVKLYMEYYDGVLYMYAASHDLSDTYRIIKKDQETISPRTIVQADPARTVQGSPGAFVRIYRETLNAEREVVKTEWISEDYYAPVHRITAGGPEVVSDVTN
- a CDS encoding PilW family protein codes for the protein MFRIRTRIYLNQRGLTLIELLAAVMILVLILSLAYPLLTFGVKTYGQSQTRSSLQDQVQLASLAVTKLLRYASEASIETAATCPTTLQTGYNYICVDSTDNSIKHIVYNVSTNSFTSGPIVKDMSGKRSFTILFSKNATNAKLLNFDLTGQTSTQSYHIQTELLIMNASADIQGTSGFKVMKYK
- a CDS encoding type IV pilus twitching motility protein PilT codes for the protein MKATIDELLLTAFHKKASDIHLTAGTPPIFRINGDLRDHGDQPLSDRETEEMARAMIPEAQWESFLERGEIDFAYSIPQVSRFRVNAFSQRGEMSVAIRIIPTAIPSLEQLQLPDVLHKVCSKTQGLFLVTGPTGSGKSTTLASMLDYMNKTMRKHIVTLEDPIEYLHKHDRSIIVQREVGADTRSFANGLRAALRQDPDVILVGELRDLDTISTAISAAETGHLVLGTLHTTDAPSTIDRIIDVFPPGQQQQIRIQLASVLIGVLSQRLLPTMDYAGRRAATEVLVNTAGVANLIRSEKVHQIPNVMQTGRTLGMHTLEMSLHELMQHYIISREVAQPYLREVTV
- a CDS encoding type II secretion system F family protein, which gives rise to MAQFQYVGRHRTGRMTKGKLSSESRREAVLRLREKGIAVTHLQEAQTNLFSQDLDLTLGNPVKPAHFVIYLRQFATLIKAGVSIVDSTRILAEQTESKALRKALLQVEEDLRGGTAFSDAADKHPKVFPVLFVNMIRASEYSGTLDGSLNNLASTFEKQHVTRQKIKSALAYPFVLLLACAGTAVYLLTNVVPTFASMFEEFGAELPTITKLVLGASEWMQSYWWLLLILVAGCAGAVVFANRHPVASYYMDYALLKMPVFGALLRKATIARMARTLSSLFSSSVPILQAITIVEKVVLNKVMANVLETSKQSLERGGMLSEPFNKHWIFPPLVAQMVRIGEQTGSLDTMLSKVADFYEAEVDMAADRLKTLIEPFMVVVMAAVVGVIVMSIVVPMFDIYEHVRS
- a CDS encoding prepilin-type N-terminal cleavage/methylation domain-containing protein, which gives rise to MNAVDKEQGFTLMEVLVAVVILAVLVMAFIGYFLRGSDTIAQTGTRGQKLYTAQQNLEGRTNLGTLQAGEIVYAASGSLPKISITGNLATSVIQGSRVLTEFIPD
- a CDS encoding VOC family protein, translating into MGRLVHFEIHVDDMERAKTFYGEVFGWTFEDWSEYAGMPYYGATTGDAKEMGINGALVQRRGARPEPGQAMNGYSCTMGIGDYDATEAKILKLGGTTALPKYALPGMAWQGYYIDTEGNIFGIHQPDENAK